A stretch of Ipomoea triloba cultivar NCNSP0323 chromosome 13, ASM357664v1 DNA encodes these proteins:
- the LOC116002964 gene encoding potassium transporter 5-like has translation MAQNTAIHGRVNSLNLEAGRVSFAPSNHHGSSRENWQRTLHLAFQCIGVIYGDIGTSPLYVYASTFTKIDNKNDILGVLSLIIYTIILVPMLKYVFIVLWANDNGDGGTFALYSVMCRHTGVSLRPNEEAEDRELSNYRLETPSNELRRAQMIKQKLESSMVAKTVLFLVTILGTSMVIGDGVLTPCISVLSAVSGIKALGEETVMWVSIAILVLLFSVQRFGTDKVGYAFAPGLCVWFSFIIGTGLYNVFKHDITVLRAFNPKYIVDYFRKNGKEAWVSLGGAILCITGSEAMFADLGHFNVRAIQISFSGVVFPAILTAYCGQAAYLTKHPDQVANSFYASIPDPLYWPMFVVAVAAAIIASQALISGAFAIISQSLSLGCFPRVKVIHTSAKYEGQVYIPEVNWILMILCVVVTYCFKNTIQIGNAYGIAVMNVQVITTCMVTLIMLVIWKTNIWLVALFFLVFIAIDGLYLSAALYKFMQGGYLPLLLSLVLMIVMGIWHYVYKERYAFELKNKISSEYVRDLAKNPDVKRVPGIMLLYSELVQGIPPIFPHFVSNIQSLHSVVVLVSIKNLPISKVVPEERFLFRQFEPREYRVFRCVVRYGYNDKIGEHKEFEGQLVSHLMEFIRHEHFVAPEQPSPHMKSASFDETLQNVSGRLSSTSILSINAAGAGWEEEVQFVQHAMEQGGVFYLLGEAAVEAKQDSWFFKKLVVNYVYSFLRKNFRQEEKVFAIPQNRLLRVGMTYEI, from the exons ATGGCGCAAAACACGGCAATCCATGGTCGTGTTAACTCCCTGAATTTGGAAGCTGGAAGGGTTTCTTTCGCCCCAAGCAATCACCATGGCTCGTCTAGG GAGAACTGGCAGAGAACGCTGCATTTGGCGTTTCAGTGCATCGGAGTGATATACGGCGACATCGGGACTTCCCCGTTGTACGTGTACGCCAGCACGTTCACAAAGATCGACAACAAAAACGACATCCTCGGAGTTCTGTCCCTCATCATCTACACCATCATCCTCGTACCTATGCTCAAGTACGTCTTCATCGTCTTGTGGGCAAATGACAACGGCGACG GTGGAACGTTTGCGCTGTATTCTGTGATGTGTCGGCACACTGGGGTGAGCCTGCGGCCGAACGAGGAGGCGGAGGATAGAGAGCTGTCAAACTATCGGCTGGAGACGCCTTCGAATGAGCTGAGACGGGCGCAGATGATAAAGCAGAAACTGGAGTCGAGTATGGTTGCCAAAACTGTGTTGTTCCTAGTCACCATCCTTGGAACTTCCATGGTTATCGGTGATGGAGTTCTCACTCCTTGCATCTCAG TTCTTTCGGCAGTGAGCGGGATCAAAGCCTTGGGTGAAG AGACTGTGATGTGGGTTTCGATTGCGATATTGGTGCTGCTATTTAGTGTGCAGCGATTTGGGACAGACAAAGTGGGATATGCGTTTGCACCGGGGTTGtgtgtgtggttttccttcaTAATTGGGACCGGTCTGTACAACGTTTTCAAGCACGACATCACCGTCCTGCGTGCTTTCAATCCCAAGTACATAGTTGATTATTTCCGCAAAAATGGTAAAGAAGCGTGGGTTTCACTTGGCGGAGCTATTTTGTGCATCACTGGGTCGGAAGCCATGTTTGCTGATTTGGGCCACTTTAATGTTCGAGCTATTCAG ATTAGTTTCTCGGGAGTTGTTTTTCCTGCCATTCTAACAGCATATTGTGGCCAAGCTGCATACCTCACCAAGCATCCTGACCAAGTCGCCAATTCGTTTTATGCCTCAATCCCTG ATCCGCTGTATTGGCCGATGTTTGTTGTTGCTGTCGCGGCTGCCATTATAGCCAGTCAAGCTCTAATATCTGGAGCATTTGCCATCATCTCTCAATCTTTAAGCTTAGGATGTTTTCCAAGAGTGAAGGTGATTCACACTTCTGCTAAGTATGAAGGTCAAGTCTACATCCCAGAGGTGAATTGGATCCTCATGATCTTATGCGTCGTCGTCACTTACTGCTTCAAAAATACAATACAGATAGGAAATGCTTATG GGATTGCTGTGATGAATGTGCAGGTGATCACCACTTGTATGGTGACTCTGATAATGTTAGTAATATGGAAGACAAACATATGGTTGGTGGCATTGTTCTTCTTGGTGTTCATAGCCATTGATGGCCTATATCTTTCGGCGGCTTTGTACAAATTCATGCAAGGCGGGTACCTGCCGCTGTTATTATCCTTGGTTCTGATGATCGTGATGGGGATATGGCACTACGTGTACAAAGAACGCTACGCGTTCGAGCTTAAAAACAAGATTTCAAGCGAGTACGTGAGGGATTTAGCCAAGAATCCCGACGTGAAAAGAGTGCCAGGAATCATGCTTCTTTACTCCGAGCTTGTCCAGGGAATTCCGCCAATTTTCCCCCATTTCGTCTCCAATATCCAGTCGCTCCATTCCGTGGTGGTTTTGGTTTCAATAAAGAATCTTCCGATTAGTAAAGTGGTCCCGGAGGAACGGTTTCTGTTCAGACAGTTTGAGCCCAGGGAGTACCGTGTTTTCCGTTGTGTGGTCCGTTACGGCTACAACGACAAAATCGGAGAGCACAAGGAGTTCGAGGGGCAGTTAGTGAGTCACCTCATGGAATTTATCCGGCACGAGCATTTCGTCGCTCCCGAACAACCTTCGCCGCATATGAAATCGGCCTCGTTCGACGAAACTCTACAAAACGTGTCGGGCCGGTTATCCTCGACCTCAATTCTGTCAATAAACGCGGCCGGTGCGGGTTGGGAAGAAGAAGTGCAGTTTGTGCAGCACGCGATGGAGCAAGGCGGCGTGTTCTACCTGCTGGGAGAAGCGGCGGTGGAGGCGAAACAGGACTCGTGGTTTTTCAAGAAGCTTGTGGTTAATTATGTCTACAGTTTCCTGCGCAAGAATTTCAGGCAGGAAGAGAAAGTTTTTGCGATTCCTCAGAATCGGCTTTTGAGAGTCGGCATGACTTACGAAATATGA
- the LOC116002460 gene encoding potassium transporter 5-like isoform X1 — MADETTIHGHTDDHHETSVDDGETLAAGNNTTTRLADRKVSWSKLRRVDSLSLEAGRVSFAPSHHHASSRDNWQRTLHLAFQCIGVIFGDIGTSPLYVYASTFTKINNKNDILGVLSLVIYTIILVPLLKYVCIILWANDNGDGGTFALYSLMCRHMSVSLRPNQEPEDIELSNNRLETPSNELKRAQKIKEKLESSMLIKTVLFLVTMLATSMVIGDGVLTPCVSVLSAVSGVKSLGEDAVMWISIAILVLLFNVQRFGTDKVGYVFAPALCLWFSFICGIGLYNLCRYDITVLHAFNPMYIVDFFRRNGKEGWASLGGIVLCITGTEAMFADLGHFNVRAVQISFSGVVLPAVLIAYCGQAAYLTKYPDHVGNIFYDSIPDPLYWPMFAIAVMAAIIASQALISGAFAIIRQSLSLGCFPRVKVIHTSSKYEGQVYIPEVNWILMILCITVTYSFKTTTQINNAYGIAVVSVMLITTCMVSLIMLVIWKTQIWLVALFFVAFISIEGIYLSAVLYKFTQGGYLPLLFALVLMMVMVVWHYVHKERYSFELNKVSSEYVRDLAKNPEVKTVPGIMLLYSELVEGIPLIFPHYVSNVRSLHSVVVLVSIKYLPVSKLVPEERFLFRQVGPREYRMFRCVVRYGYNDKIEEPMEFEGQLVDHLMEFIRQEHFIAGSPLALENIHEQPLPAEQVDESLENVSARLSSAEIQTVPSTRTNEAVAGWAEDVQFVQHAKEQGGVFYLLGEATVQAKHDSCFFKKLAVNYVYSFLHKNFRQEENAFAVPQNQHLKVGMVYEI, encoded by the exons ATGGCGGATGAAACGACAATCCATGGCCATACAGATGATCATCACGAGACAAGTGTTGATGACGGCGAGACATTGGCTGCAGGAAACAATACCACTACCAGACTCGCAGATAGAAAGGTTTCCTGGTCAAAACTGCGTCGTGTTGACTCCCTGAGTTTGGAAGCTGGAAGAGTTTCTTTCGCTCCCAGCCATCACCATGCTTCCTCTAGG GATAACTGGCAGAGAACGCTGCATTTAGCGTTTCAGTGCATCGGGGTGATATTCGGCGACATCGGGACTTCCCCGTTGTATGTGTACGCCAGCACATTCACAAAAATCAACAACAAAAATGACATCCTTGGGGTTCTGTCCCTCGTCATCTACACCATAATCCTCGTACCTCTGCTCAAGTATGTCTGCATCATCTTGTGGGCAAATGACAACGGCGACG GTGGAACGTTTGCGCTGTATTCGCTGATGTGTCGGCATATGAGTGTGAGTCTGAGGCCGAACCAGGAGCCCGAGGATATAGAGCTGTCAAACAACAGGCTGGAGACACCTTCGAATGAGCTGAAACGGGCACAGAAGATAAAGGAGAAGCTGGAGTCCAGTATGCTTATTAAAACTGTGTTGTTCCTAGTCACCATGCTTGCGACTTCCATGGTTATCGGCGATGGAGTTCTCACTCCTTGCGTCTCTG TTCTTTCTGCTGTGAGTGGGGTCAAAAGCCTTGGTGAAG ATGCTGTGATGTGGATTTCCATTGCAATACTGGTGCTGCTCTTCAATGTGCAGCGATTTGGGACAGACAAAGTAGGATATGTTTTTGCGCCAGCGCTTTGTCTTTGGTTTTCCTTCATTTGTGGGATCGGTCTGTACAACCTGTGCAGGTACGACATCACGGTCCTGCATGCCTTCAATCCCATGTACATTGTGGACTTCTTCCGCAGAAATGGTAAAGAAGGCTGGGCTTCACTCGGCGGGATTGTTCTGTGCATTACTGGGACTGAAGCCATGTTTGCGGATTTAGGCCATTTTAATGTTCGAGCTGTTCAG ATTAGTTTCTCGGGAGTGGTTCTTCCTGCCGTGCTGATTGCATATTGTGGCCAAGCTGCATACCTCACCAAGTATCCTGACCACGTGGGGAATATATTTTATGACTCAATCCCTG ATCCGTTGTATTGGCCAATGTTTGCTATTGCTGTGATGGCTGCCATCATAGCCAGCCAAGCTTTGATATCTGGAGCATTTGCGATCATCAGGCAATCTCTAAGCTTGGGATGTTTCCCAAGAGTGAAGGTGATTCATACTTCTAGCAAGTATGAAGGTCAAGTCTACATTCCAGAGGTGAATTGGATCCTCATGATCCTATGCATCACCGTCACTTACAGCTTCAAAACTACAACACAGATCAACAATGCTTATG GGATTGCTGTGGTGAGTGTGATGTTGATCACCACTTGCATGGTGAGTCTAATAATGCTCGTGATATGGAAGACACAGATCTGGCTGGTTGCATTGTTTTTCGTGGCCTTCATCTCCATAGAAGGCATATATCTTTCGGCTGTTCTGTACAAATTCACGCAGGGCGGATACTTGCCGTTGCTGTTTGCGTTGGTTTTGATGATGGTCATGGTGGTATGGCACTACGTGCACAAAGAACGCTACTCGTTCGAGCTTAACAAGGTTTCCAGTGAGTACGTGAGAGATTTAGCGAAGAATCCCGAGGTGAAAACAGTGCCAGGAATCATGCTTCTTTACTCGGAGCTGGTTGAAGGAATTCCGCTGATTTTCCCTCACTATGTCTCGAACGTCCGGTCACTCCACTCTGTTGTCGTCCTGGTTTCGATAAAGTATCTCCCCGTCAGTAAATTGGTGCCAGAGGAACGGTTTCTGTTCAGGCAGGTTGGGCCAAGGGAGTACCGCATGTTTCGCTGCGTGGTCCGCTATGGCTACAATGACAAAATCGAAGAGCCGATGGAGTTCGAGGGGCAGCTGGTGGATCACCTCATGGAATTCATCCGGCAAGAGCATTTCATCGCTGGCAGCCCGCTGGCTCTGGAAAACATTCACGAACAGCCTTTGCCCGCTGAACAGGTCGATGAAAGTCTAGAAAACGTGTCAGCTCGTTTATCCTCGGCCGAAATTCAGACAGTTCCCTCCACCCGGACCAACGAGGCTGTCGCAGGTTGGGCAGAAGACGTGCAGTTTGTGCAGCATGCCAAGGAGCAAGGCGGCGTGTTCTACCTGTTGGGAGAAGCAACAGTGCAGGCAAAACACGACTCTTGTTTTTTCAAGAAATTGGCGGTAAACTATGTCTACAGTTTCCTGCACAAAAATTTCAGGCAGGAGGAGAATGCTTTTGCAGTTCCTCAGAATCAGCATTTGAAAGTAGGTATGGTTTATGAAATATGA
- the LOC116002461 gene encoding potassium transporter 5-like produces the protein MLKYVFIVLWANDNGDGGTFALYSLMCRHTKVSLRPNQEPEDRELSNYRLETPSNQLRRAQKIKQKLESSMAAKTVLFIVTILATSMVIGDGVLTPCISVLSAVSGIKGLGQETVMWISIAILVLLFSVQRFGTDKVGYAFAPAVCLWFAFISGIGVYNLIKHDITVLRAFNPKYIVDYFRRNGKEGWVSLGGIVLCITGTEAMFADLGHFNVRAVQISFSGVVCPALLTAYCGQAAYLSKYPDHVANTFYDSIPDPLYWPMFVVAVAAAIIASQALISGAFAIISQSLSLGCFPRVKVVHTSAKYEGQVYIPEVNWILMILCVIVTYGFKTTTQIGHAYGIAVMNVMVITTCMVTLIMLVIWKTNIWLVALFFVVFIAIEGIYLSAVLYKFTEGGYLPLLFALVLMIVMGIWHYVYKERYAFELNNKVSSEYVRDLAKNPDVKRVPGIMLLYSELVQGIPPIFPHFVSNIRSLHSVVVLVSIKNLPISKVVPAERFLFRQVEPREYRVFRCVVRYGYNDKISEPKEFEGQLVDHLTEFIRHEHFIVGGPSHPEQPLPNRKSTSSSTVHVEETLENVSARLSSASIQSMNVIRSAHSSTRTNVAAAGWEEEVKFVQRAKEQGGVFYLLGEAAVEAKHDSWFFKKFVVNYVYSFLRKNFRQGEKVFAIPQNRLLRVGMTYEI, from the exons ATGCTCAAGTACGTCTTCATCGTCTTGTGGGCAAATGACAACGGCGACG GTGGAACATTTGCGCTGTATTCGCTGATGTGTCGGCATACGAAGGTGAGCTTGAGGCCGAACCAGGAGCCGGAGGATAGAGAGCTGTCAAACTACCGGCTGGAGACGCCATCGAATCAGCTGAGACGGGCGCAGAAGATAAAGCAGAAGCTGGAATCGAGCATGGCTGCCAAAACTGTGTTGTTCATAGTCACCATCCTCGCAACTTCCATGGTTATCGGCGATGGAGTTCTCACTCCTTGCATCTCAG TTCTTTCTGCAGTGAGTGGGATCAAAGGCCTTGGTCAAG AAACTGTGATGTGGATTTCAATTGCGATACTGGTGCTGCTCTTCAGCGTGCAGCGATTCGGAACCGACAAAGTGGGATATGCGTTTGCGCCAGCAGTTTGTCTGTGGTTTGCCTTCATAAGTGGGATAGGTGTGTACAACCTAATCAAGCACGACATCACGGTCCTGCGTGCCTTCAATCCCAAGTACATAGTTGACTACTTCCGCAGAAATGGTAAAGAAGGGTGGGTTTCACTTGGCGGAATTGTTCTGTGCATCACTGGGACCGAAGCCATGTTTGCTGATTTAGGCCACTTTAATGTTCGAGCTGTTCAG ATTAGTTTCTCGGGAGTTGTTTGTCCTGCACTACTGACGGCATATTGTGGCCAAGCTGCATACCTCAGCAAGTACCCTGACCACGTCGCCAATACATTTTATGACTCAATCCCTG ATCCGTTGTATTGGCCGATGTTTGTTGTCGCTGTCGCGGCTGCCATTATAGCCAGTCAAGCTCTGATATCTGGAGCGTTTGCCATCATTTCTCAATCTTTAAGTTTAGGATGTTTCCCCAGGGTAAAGGTGGTTCACACTTCTGCTAAGTATGAAGGTCAAGTCTACATCCCAGAGGTGAATTGGATCCTCATGATCTTATGTGTCATAGTCACTTATGGCTTCAAAACTACGACACAGATTGGCCATGCTTATG GGATTGCTGTGATGAATGTGATGGTGATCACCACCTGCATGGTGACTCTAATAATGCTTGTGATATGGAAGACAAACATCTGGCTGGTGGCATTGTTCTTCGTGGTGTTCATCGCCATTGAAGGCATATATCTATCAGCGGTTTTGTACAAATTCACGGAGGGCGGGTACCTGCCGCTGTTGTTCGCCTTGGTTCTAATGATCGTGATGGGGATATGGCACTACGTGTACAAAGAACGATACGCCTTCGAGCTTAACAACAAGGTTTCAAGCGAGTACGTGAGGGATTTAGCCAAGAATCCCGACGTGAAAAGAGTGCCCGGGATCATGCTTCTTTACTCCGAGCTTGTCCAAGGAATTCCGCCCATTTTCCCCCATTTTGTGTCCAATATCCGGTCGCTCCATTCCGTGGTGGTTTTGGTTTCAATAAAGAATCTCCCCATTAGTAAAGTGGTGCCGGCTGAACGATTTCTGTTTAGACAAGTTGAACCTAGGGAGTACCGTGTTTTCCGCTGTGTGGTCCGTTACGGCTACAATGACAAAATTAGTGAGCCTAAGGAGTTCGAGGGGCAGTTGGTGGATCACCTCACGGAATTCATCCGACATGAACATTTCATCGTAGGTGGCCCGTCCCATCCCGAACAACCTTTGCCAAACAGGAAATCAACCTCATCCTCCACCGTACACGTCGAGGAAACTTTGGAAAACGTGTCAGCGCGGCTATCCTCGGCCTCAATTCAGTCAATGAACGTGATCAGGTCGGCCCATTCTTCCACCCGGACCAACGTGGCGGCCGCGGGTTGGGAAGAAGAAGTGAAGTTTGTGCAGCGTGCGAAGGAGCAGGGCGGCGTGTTTTACTTGCTAGGAGAAGCGGCGGTGGAGGCGAAACATGACTCGTGGTTTTTCAAGAAGTTTGTGGTTAACTACGTTTACAGTTTCCTGCGCAAGAATTTCAGGCAAGGGGAGAAAGTTTTTGCGATTCCTCAGAATCGGCTTTTGAGAGTCGGCATGACTTACGAAATATGA
- the LOC116001990 gene encoding DEAD-box ATP-dependent RNA helicase 21-like translates to MSRPLDEQGSKVDGAKKPVFLTKAQREQLALQRRQEEIAEQKRRAELILQQARLPSSDAAASSAKDNNKPSSDHDRDRDRDRDRDHHRSSRDKDRERERERDRERDRERERDRERDRDRESERRKREREREDEAKERERARVEKLAEREREKELDSIKEQYLGSKKPKKRVIKPSEKFRFSFDWENTEDTSRDMNSLYQNPHEARLLFGRGFRAGMDRREQKKLAAKNERELREEIRKKDGIEETPGEAAALRKKEQAADMYDTFDMRVDRHWSEKKLEEMTERDWRIFREDFNISYKGSRIPRPMRSWTESKLTPELLKAVERAGYKTPSPIQMAAIPLGLQQRDVIGVAETGSGKTAAFVLPMLTYISRLPPMSEENEAEGPYAVVMAPTRELAQQIEDETVKFAHYLGIKVVSIVGGQSIEEQGFRIRQGCEVVIATPGRLLDCLERRYCVLNQCNYVVLDEADRMIDMGFEPQVVGVLEAMPSSNLKPENEDEELDEKKIYRTTYMFSATMPPAVERLARKYLRNPVVVTIGTAGKATDLITQHVMMVKESEKTFRLQKLLDELGDKTAIVFINTKKQADTVSKNLDKAGYRVTTLHGGKSQEQREISLEGFRTKRYNVLVATDVAGRGIDIPDVAHVINYDMPNNIEAYTHRIGRTGRAGKTGVATTFLTLQDSEVFYDLKQMLIQSNSPVPPELARHEASKFKPGTIPDRPPRRNDTVFAH, encoded by the coding sequence ATGAGTCGGCCATTGGATGAGCAAGGAAGTAAAGTGGACGGTGCGAAGAAGCCTGTGTTCCTCACCAAAGCGCAGAGAGAGCAGTTAGCTCTTCAGCGCCGCCAGGAAGAAATTGCTGAGCAAAAGCGCCGCGCCGAGCTTATTCTGCAACAAGCCAGACTCCCTTCTAGCGACGCTGCTGCTTCTTCGGCTAAAGATAACAATAAGCCCTCTTCCGATCACGATCGCGACCGCGACCGCGACCGCGATAGGGATCACCACCGCTCCTCCCGCGATAAGGATAGGGAGCGGGAGCGGGAGCGGGATCGGGAGAGGGATAGAGAGCGTGAAAGAGACAGGGAGCGTGACCGGGACCGCGAGTCAGAGCGCAGGAAGCGCGAAAGGGAACGCGAGGATGAGGCCAAAGAACGGGAGCGTGCTCGAGTGGAGAAACTCGCTGAGCGAGAGCGGGAGAAGGAGCTCGATTCCATCAAGGAGCAGTATCTGGGGTCTAAGAAACCTAAGAAACGAGTCATTAAGCCTAGCGAGAAGTTCCGCTTTTCATTCGATTGGGAGAACACTGAGGATACCTCCCGTGACATGAACTCACTCTACCAAAACCCTCATGAGGCTAGACTGCTGTTTGGCCGTGGTTTTCGAGCTGGGATGGACCGGAGGGAGCAGAAAAAGCTGGCTGCAAAGAATGAGAGGGAGCTCCGCGAAGAGATCCGCAAGAAGGATGGTATTGAGGAGACTCCAGGTGAAGCAGCTGCGCTGAGGAAGAAAGAGCAGGCTGCTGATATGTATGATACTTTTGATATGAGAGTGGATCGCCATTGGTCTGAGAAGAAGCTTGAGGAAATGACAGAGAGAGATTGGAGAATCTTCAGGGAGGATTTCAATATCTCCTACAAAGGTTCCAGGATTCCTCGCCCAATGAGGAGCTGGACAGAAAGCAAGCTAACTCCAGAGCTGCTTAAGGCTGTTGAGAGGGCTGGCTACAAGACCCCCTCTCCCATTCAAATGGCTGCAATTCCCCTTGGACTTCAGCAACGGGATGTGATTGGTGTTGCTGAGACTGGTTCAGGTAAAACTGCTGCATTTGTTCTTCCTATGTTGACTTATATATCTAGGCTTCCTCCTATGAGTGAAGAGAATGAGGCAGAGGGGCCATATGCTGTTGTTATGGCCCCCACACGAGAACTAGCTCAACAGATAGAGGATGAGACTGTTAAATTTGCACATTATTTGGGTATTAAGGTTGTTTCTATTGTTGGTGGGCAGTCTATTGAAGAGCAAGGTTTTAGGATTAGACAGGGCTGTGAGGTTGTCATTGCAACCCCTGGTCGTCTTCTTGATTGCCTAGAGAGACGATATTGTGTTCTCAACCAGTGTAATTATGTTGTTCTTGATGAGGCAGATCGTATGATTGATATGGGTTTTGAACCACAAGTTGTTGGTGTACTTGAGGCCATGCCTTCTAGCAACTTGAAACCAGAGAATGAGGATGAAGAACTCGATGAGAAGAAGATATATAGAACGACATATATGTTTAGTGCAACTATGCCACCTGCTGTGGAACGGTTGGCAAGAAAGTACCTGAGGAACCCTGTTGTTGTTACCATTGGTACTGCTGGCAAGGCTACTGACCTTATTACCCAGCATGTTATGATGGTCAAGGAATCAGAGAAAACCTTTAGGTTGCAGAAATTACTGGATGAGCTTGGCGACAAGACAGCTATTGTGTTTATCAACACTAAGAAACAGGCTGATACTGTTTCTAAGAACTTGGATAAGGCAGGCTATAGAGTGACAACATTGCACGGTGGGAAGTCACAGGAACAGAGGGAAATCAGCCTTGAAGGATTTCGGACAAAGAGGTATAATGTGTTGGTTGCAACAGATGTTGCAGGACGTGGTATTGATATACCTGATGTGGCCCATGTAATTAATTATGATATGCCCAATAATATTGAAGCATACACCCATCGTATTGGGCGAACTGGGCGTGCTGGGAAGACTGGTGTAGCAACAACATTCTTGACTCTTCAGGACTCAGAAGTCTTCTATGATCTTAAGCAAATGCTCATTCAAAGCAACAGTCCTGTGCCTCCTGAACTTGCTAGACATGAGGCTTCAAAGTTCAAGCCAGGAACTATTCCTGACAGACCACCCAGACGAAATGACACTGTTTTTGCTCATTGA